Below is a window of Plasmodium brasilianum strain Bolivian I chromosome 14, whole genome shotgun sequence DNA.
TCCTTTCGAACTGTCTCttgtatatatcatttttcaaaaaattgcaaactataaaataaaataaagaagtaaaaaatgaataatggGAACAAGCACATATCATACTCGTcgtatgtaaaataaatttacagATCGATGTTCTCCTCAGTATGATGAATGCGCGTGCGCTTGCATTTTCAGTGTTAagtttatatgcatatgcgcAATACATGTATGCAGGATGTAccacaataaatatatttatatatatatataaatatatgtagtaaAGCATGTATGATACACGCATATGAAAAACGTATACAAAGCTAGTATGTATGTTGGGGCGGCGATGTTCAAGTGAATATACTTTTCGCACATTTTTTTGCTATACCTGATGAACTAAAATCAACGGCAGGTCTATCTATCCCTAGCTTCGATTGATagtaattatttgtattttgaTCAtcattaaacatttttaatctttatgcaaaatgttttaaaggaattataaatatggtTTGATAAGTGTATAGTGTGCTACTAAAAATAACTATTATACTAAGggtattttttcttcataataATATGGCCTAgaacattatttaaatatttttttcgaaGACCAAACAAATAACAGTGAGGTAACTCCTACACCATAATGTAGTAGTATACCCATATCAAACTGCAGTAATATACTTCTCATACCATAATATAGCAGTATACACATGCAATAGTTTAATAATATGTTACGAAAAAACAGAGACTCAAAATACGTTAAcctcattaatatataatgggATGTTTACCTTCCTTTCCTTTATCTGTTTAGATTTAATGAGTAATGCATTGATATGTActgtttattataatttaattttatattatttcttatatttttatgaactcTCTACTGCTTCACTGGTTTTGTGGGCCTGTTCTTACATGAcccatgtatatatatatttaaagataattagaaatttatcattttactttcatttttccattatatccatatatgtatcgtatgtaatatatatgtgatatataaaaaaatatttataagatTAAAAAAGTTTCCTATTTATTGAGCACATAttaatttgaaataaaattttttgttttcctttgTTCTTCATTAAATGTTAGCGCATTTAAAAATgcacatttatttttccatatttcaaaatttttatgcaattattagtaataaaaagatataaaaatcaTTCATATGATTTAATTATCATGAATTTAAACTTTTGATGTAcccatatataaatacaacacacatacattataaatattattttataaagatatatatataatatatatctttccATAGTGACAAAGCTGAAACGTACGTTGAAGCATATTCACCATTTGTGATAAATAGTATGAATTCAAATAAAAGATGTTTATATTAAGAGCCAGTTTAAAAACGTTTATTACATTAcaggaatataaaatatgcacattttaagttttttaaataaaaggaaaaaaaaaaaataagagttAAAGAgtcacataaaaaaaaagaaaaaaaaaagaactacGTAGAACTTgcattattttgaatatttttatttttgaaataatccTCGAAAAAGATGGAAAGAATAATGACATTGCAAAAAAATACtcacacatgtacatatgttaatgtttaaaatatgtatatatatatactactaAATAAAGGGCGCTTATTTCACGAGATTttaatactttaaaaaattagggGCAGTAATATAGGTATTTAGGTATACTGGGAAACTGAGACCTATTagcttatatattttgactTTTCGACAGCTCACTGTATTCTTTTAGcgcatttttgaaaaatgttGAAAAAAACACATATATCGAATAATGCTCCTTATGAAGTATGTATAaggaataatttataaagtaGTTATTTTCGAAATTAAATGTGCTGTTTtcgtttataatttttcttacatATAGCACATCCGATATTTTGTTCAATTTGCTTGGATTTGCGTACGTATTAACGCTGCTTTCACTTCCTGCTGGAGTTTCTCCTTCtctattattatcatcactGTTGTTATAGTTACTGTAGTTGGAGTTGCTACTATTATCGTTGTTACTGCTAATACCTTCGTTATTGTTGTTGGCACTGTTCTTGTTGTTACATGTGCTAACGTTACTCTTGTTAGCTTTATGACCATTGGCATCACTGCGTGGAATGCTATCGCTACCGTCTTTAAGCACACGAGCATCATGTACTAGCTCACTGTAATTATTACCAACAAGCGCGTTTTCCACATCTGTTCCCTCCGAATGTTCTGAACTGTCACTCTCTTCGCTGCTACTGGAATTATCGGTCTCATTATGCTCATTATTATATTGGCCATCCACCGTCAGGTAGTTTTTATTTCCCTGATGATGTTCTCCTTCTTCATCTGCTTTTTCACTTTCCATCTCTTCCATATCATATACTCCGCGTTGAGTTATTTCAAAAGAATTGTTATTTGGACTTAAGTGTTTTTCTTCCTGAACATGTGCATGCTCGTTGGTTATCTTAATacaactattattattgctattcCACGAATTCCTGGACAAGCCGCTTTTATAATTACATGATAAAATGTTTGACGCTTCTTCATCTAATTCAATATTCATGtttaaaaagaagtaaataaaatggcttatgattatataaaacaagCTGTCATATATAAgatcaattttatttaaattatgtatcATGTCTAGAATATCCTTATCTAATGATTTAATTACACGAATATACAACCTGATTACACATGCAGGTATTTTtaacttataaatatatggcatcataaaagttaattttattaacaaaattttaaccatttttttatctattaaaaagaaaaaagaattatttttatatcctattaaataatttgctATTGATTTaatagaataattaaataagtctaaattatttaaaacattaacATCTGATGTTAATTCTTTTTGAAGGTGACAAATCATTATATTGAAAGAGACAAAATCCagtattacatttttaatacaaaagttatttattttaatatcagAATTAATTAATTCGTGTGATTTTTCACTGAACATATcaggataaaaataatattctgttaacaaatattttaataatttaaaacaacAGCTTTTTATAGTAAGTTCTTTTGTCCTTATAGCCAATTCGTATAtgtgatataaaataaaattatgaacactAATATTATAAAGCTCTGTAGGATCATTAATTGTATAACTGAAATAGGACGAATTACTGTAAccaaatgtaaaattttttaaattattaaaaataaatttaagtgCATAATATGTCAGactgttataatttttattatgattttCATTACTCAGGTAACTATATTTTCCTATTATACTAATTAAAATtctatttattacatttctCACCAAATTTGGATAATTTTTCAAACTATTCGAAAAATTTAACGTTGAAAATGTATTTCTTAATAGCTCTAAAAATTTCCCCTTCATATCAAGTATGCTACTCCTATCTGATCTACTCTTACTACTTGCCATTTCATCACCATTATCTTCATCTGCGTATGAACTTACTTCTACCCGcgtgttcatatttttattattactactactttTTTTAAGTGTCAAAAACAGGTTATTGTAATTATCTTCATTATGTGCTTTTTTTActgtataatataaataatcatcatccccttttttattaatcgttaaaaatttacatgaAAAATCATAATTCATAAAATCTGCATAATCCAAAcagtaattatttttattgaaaaaaataggcTGCTTTAAAATTGGTGAGAATTCTTGAAACTCATATATAATTCTGAACACTCGAATTAtagttttaaattttatataatcttttaaatcgtataatattaataaatcaagtaaatatttcaaaGGTAGAAAGTGCATAATatccataattttttcattctttactaaataatataatgataaataataaaatatattatttccatttaataaattgaaaaagaataatagcTTTTCCGTATTATACTCGTTACTAAGAAATGCGTCCATTCTATAACATTCGCTCAGTTTgctactgctattattattaattttattattaatattattattattattgtaattattattgttattattattgttattattccTGTGCAGTATTATACTGCTCTTACCAATTCTTTGCCTATATTTTCTGTTATGCCTACTGTATTTGTTATGGTTTCCTCTACTAATACTTCCACTACTGCTTCTGCTACTGCTTCTGCTACTGCTTCTACCACTATTAGGACTACTACTTGTACTAATtgttttatcataataagaaattttaCTTCTAGTTTCAAGCATATCCTCCAAAGAAGAATTCTCTTCAgatttattgttataatcTAAATAACTATTATCGTTATGAATAGACTTGGAGTTGCGATCACTCCTCGTGTAACTTTCATTCGCTTCTTCATTATCACAATAACTGTCGTTATCCGTTgcatcatttattttgttctctATATTTTTGCGATTTTTTTTCAGAGAGAAATTGTCCTTATATGGGATCATCGTATTTTGCTTTGAAACgcttttcttcttttgatTGCTCCCACTTCTAACTCGACTACCTCTTCTAACTCTGCTGATATCGCTATCTGTGCCGCTCCCACTACTATTATTCAACCTCAGAAATGAACCTATGATgctgttatttttattacttgtACTTTTTTGCTTCACCCCTTTATGACTATTTGGAtctgaaatatttttcatatccACATAAGATGAATGGAAGCAGTTTTGGTTTCTTTTATTTGTGCTAAATATACTACACTCATCATCATCCATCctgttttttaaatcttttcTCCGCTTCTTTCTTGGGTTTGTTGTATCAAGAACGATATTATCATCAATTATCttaacattaatttttttttgtcttttttttagttgtcctctattttctaatttattcaaatattCGTTTAATAGCTTATTTAATTCGATTTTGTCTGAACTCATGCTCATTTCTTCTAATGTCAAACtgataacattttttatattgttaaaatttaaacaatagtgaaatgtttttttatatttatttatattcctctttaaattttcaattgATTTACATATATCATCTAATTTTTGATCTTTTAcgcataaataatttaaaaattttttttttttactttttttattcttaaatacattatctagtgtaaataaaatattttcaataaacTTCAAATTTAGGTGTAGCTTATCTactatattttgaaaatatgaatttttgtaaatatgtattaaattatgaaaattaaaattatcaaaCTCATGTACATTCCTTTTCagttcataattatattttaaattttccacAATATTTAAAGGAGTAAAATAATTGTTCATATGTAAATTAtcactgttattattatgtcCACTAtcttgtaaaaaataattaaaattattgaaaacACATTGCTCTTTATTTTCTAATACGAAAAAcgattttttttgataaaaatattttgcatatttcacataagaataagaatgtccaaaaatgtataatacacaccaagtatatacataaattaattttgtaatttcgTTGAGGAACAATTCAATTTGGTTAATTATCTTATCAagtatttcctttttaaattttatactaCTTTCACTAATTAAATgacatttaatataattgttatatGTAGTTATTATTTCcgtaataaattttaaaaagtaataatcaaattgaaaaatattgtCAGAGttgtatatacttataaagTACGAAATAGTATCCACATTTTCTACATAATTCAAATCAATggttttgtttttatttatattactaaGATCAAACGAGTTTTtcagtttatttattttacctatgacttcataaaatttttttcttttttttgctttccGTAATATATCATGGAAAAGGCTTTTATTCGAGTATTCCTTCTGATAAATGGTGTTATAATTCAAAGTGTTATATTTGTAAGATgactttaaattttttcttttgctcCTTTCATTGTTGCATCTGTTGACCTTTCTTCCTTCAACTTtgcttttttcatttgttccTCTTTTGTGTTTACTTCTTTCTGTTTTTATGTTACTTCTGCAGTTGTCTCCCTGGACTATTCCCCATTCGTATTCATTCACATCACTTTCTGGTTCATCAGTTTGGCTGCTTTCATATTTGCTCGATTCGTATCCACTATTATCCTGGCATTTACTGCCTTCATAATAACTCCGCCTTTTACCAGTTCCACTTGAACTATACTCACTTTCATACAAGCTTCTGTTCTCGTCATAACTACCATTtgaattaagaaaataatccTTGCTCTTTTCATACATTGTACACTCATTTTTTACCTTATGTTTGTTTGTCcctgataaataaaaattattttgatcTCCTTCACTTTCGATGCTGTCTTTTCTATTTAAATCATCTTGACAAAAATTACTAACAACGTTTTTATACTTTATCAGATAtttaataatgttaaaatCGTACGTATTTGTGTCATCAAAGTTGCTTAATCTTTTTTGTGTGCTCCTTTTTCTATCATGATAAGTATTATCATTAACAAGGTTATCTGCCTCAAATAATGTTTCATTAAATGTATTCATATCGTTACCTGAAGTAGTATTTCCACATTTTTTATCTCTTCTTCGTTTACTATTCATGCTAATTTTGCTAAAATTAAAATCTTGATATTTGttaaattcataatttttctcattattatatgtgGTACAACTATCAAAGTTCAGTAACTTGtagaaatttaaatatttattatttttctggGCCATAATATTtctgttaaaatataatccAGATGATAcgaatatatgaaaaatctTTGTAATAATAGTTACACAATGATTTAAATACTTAACTAGAGCATGCGCATTTttataagttaaaaaaaaatttttatctttactCTTCatttcaatataatatagCACGTTCTTatgaaaagtaaatattaaataagggttgttaaaaaaataaaataaagaattaattattttatctgagtaaattttatcattatattttccttcatATATCACTTCTATAAAGGAGCATCTATTTACTTTGTTGCTAGTTTTATTCGAAATAAAGAAATCGTTCAACTCTTTATTTAAGTAGTCCTCCTGGTTCTTCTTTCTTGTCAAAAAGGTGCCCTTAAGACAGTTCCCCTTCTGATCCGCATTCAAGCTACTAcagttattgttattactgctGCCACAGTTAaggttattattattactattattgttactactattgttactagtattattattattattattgttactactattgttactagtattattattattattattgttactactattgttactagtattattattattattattattactattattgttattactattattagtattattactattattattattactattattagtattattactattatt
It encodes the following:
- a CDS encoding hypothetical protein (conserved Plasmodium protein), whose protein sequence is MEKRKILYILERELKEYGDEEMLSYFHQFYKSVEGNEGDIAQRIFSELAQQMKKFFVIYNKRNKNDLIEKIKNLFKEESNNEVNIIDVQKENGGDDYNMNDNIFNEDNYMDNSNKNGNCNSNRHSISNNISMRRENRNWSNEENPKGTFRNFKNHYSFLCTNLFDDINIQKLELCVLDFDIFKLYMSSVEIIQAEKKDSLVHEETFYETFQYFLNLLCLLYFLKNIYFDLSYKTNENSYSFLFKGFEERKNKVINYFFFLKKLKLHKLMYNEVIKIFCNFFQYTYINEYLIRNIFDISMNTFIFTAVKNFQGNYRVDSHISQENLHQDVKTDNTNSYRNNVSGTKDDHNSSNYCKDQCKTARNSTCPNNMTTKNSASDFNDTFTNKESSEFVILDNEGDDKVQDGRNETGEERTEIGSSSNNNSNNNSSRSNNNNNNCEGANKKVNNSNNNNSNNSNNNNSNNNNSNNNNNNSNNSNNTNNSNNNNSNNTNNSNNNNSNNNNNNNTSNNSSNNNNNNNTSNNSSNNNNNNNTSNNSSNNNSNNNNLNCGSSNNNNCSSLNADQKGNCLKGTFLTRKKNQEDYLNKELNDFFISNKTSNKVNRCSFIEVIYEGKYNDKIYSDKIINSLFYFFNNPYLIFTFHKNVLYYIEMKSKDKNFFLTYKNAHALVKYLNHCVTIITKIFHIFVSSGLYFNRNIMAQKNNKYLNFYKLLNFDSCTTYNNEKNYEFNKYQDFNFSKISMNSKRRRDKKCGNTTSGNDMNTFNETLFEADNLVNDNTYHDRKRSTQKRLSNFDDTNTYDFNIIKYLIKYKNVVSNFCQDDLNRKDSIESEGDQNNFYLSGTNKHKVKNECTMYEKSKDYFLNSNGSYDENRSLYESEYSSSGTGKRRSYYEGSKCQDNSGYESSKYESSQTDEPESDVNEYEWGIVQGDNCRSNIKTERSKHKRGTNEKSKVEGRKVNRCNNERSKRKNLKSSYKYNTLNYNTIYQKEYSNKSLFHDILRKAKKRKKFYEVIGKINKLKNSFDLSNINKNKTIDLNYVENVDTISYFISIYNSDNIFQFDYYFLKFITEIITTYNNYIKCHLISESSIKFKKEILDKIINQIELFLNEITKLIYVYTWCVLYIFGHSYSYVKYAKYFYQKKSFFVLENKEQCVFNNFNYFLQDSGHNNNSDNLHMNNYFTPLNIVENLKYNYELKRNVHEFDNFNFHNLIHIYKNSYFQNIVDKLHLNLKFIENILFTLDNVFKNKKSKKKKFLNYLCVKDQKLDDICKSIENLKRNINKYKKTFHYCLNFNNIKNVISLTLEEMSMSSDKIELNKLLNEYLNKLENRGQLKKRQKKINVKIIDDNIVLDTTNPRKKRRKDLKNRMDDDECSIFSTNKRNQNCFHSSYVDMKNISDPNSHKGVKQKSTSNKNNSIIGSFLRLNNSSGSGTDSDISRVRRGSRVRSGSNQKKKSVSKQNTMIPYKDNFSLKKNRKNIENKINDATDNDSYCDNEEANESYTRSDRNSKSIHNDNSYLDYNNKSEENSSLEDMLETRSKISYYDKTISTSSSPNSGRSSSRSSSRSSSGSISRGNHNKYSRHNRKYRQRIGKSSIILHRNNNNNNNNNNYNNNNNINNKINNNSSSKLSECYRMDAFLSNEYNTEKLLFFFNLLNGNNIFYYLSLYYLVKNEKIMDIMHFLPLKYLLDLLILYDLKDYIKFKTIIRVFRIIYEFQEFSPILKQPIFFNKNNYCLDYADFMNYDFSCKFLTINKKGDDDYLYYTVKKAHNEDNYNNLFLTLKKSSSNNKNMNTRVEVSSYADEDNGDEMASSKSRSDRSSILDMKGKFLELLRNTFSTLNFSNSLKNYPNLVRNVINRILISIIGKYSYLSNENHNKNYNSLTYYALKFIFNNLKNFTFGYSNSSYFSYTINDPTELYNISVHNFILYHIYELAIRTKELTIKSCCFKLLKYLLTEYYFYPDMFSEKSHELINSDIKINNFCIKNVILDFVSFNIMICHLQKELTSDVNVLNNLDLFNYSIKSIANYLIGYKNNSFFFLIDKKMVKILLIKLTFMMPYIYKLKIPACVIRLYIRVIKSLDKDILDMIHNLNKIDLIYDSLFYIIISHFIYFFLNMNIELDEEASNILSCNYKSGLSRNSWNSNNNSCIKITNEHAHVQEEKHLSPNNNSFEITQRGVYDMEEMESEKADEEGEHHQGNKNYLTVDGQYNNEHNETDNSSSSEESDSSEHSEGTDVENALVGNNYSELVHDARVLKDGSDSIPRSDANGHKANKSNVSTCNNKNSANNNNEGISSNNDNSSNSNYSNYNNSDDNNREGETPAGSESSVNTYANPSKLNKISDVLYVRKIINENSTFNFENNYFINYSLYILHKEHYSIYVFFSTFFKNALKEYSELSKSQNI